The Trueperaceae bacterium genome has a window encoding:
- a CDS encoding WYL domain-containing protein, with the protein MSRNLNRAQRLQELKVMLESRPRGAAELARQFGVSRRTMERDLRDLVEHGDAKEGDHRYWVPRPPTDLNEVEALAVHSATRLLVHTRVGERHYRSALEKLSKRLPEPARSELLKSVDKLGPSGDDRVLDQVAQAWFNGKVLRCEYRSSKGTNWHRHEYEIYFFELNRRNLQPYVVAFERSYFREVRVFKLARMRNVQVLDDEDYVVPNDFEPQRFLSGTWGIVVGDPVEVRLRVDPSVASWFRELREDDENVSVVGEFEDGGLEAVVRGRLAEGGDVHELLPFLLSWGQTIEVLEPETVRRKVASELESAAARYR; encoded by the coding sequence ATGAGCAGGAACTTGAACAGGGCGCAGCGCCTTCAGGAGCTGAAGGTGATGCTCGAATCGCGCCCTCGCGGCGCCGCCGAGCTCGCCAGGCAGTTCGGAGTTTCACGCCGGACCATGGAGCGCGACCTGCGCGATCTCGTCGAGCACGGGGACGCCAAGGAGGGGGATCACCGTTACTGGGTTCCTCGGCCCCCGACCGACCTTAACGAGGTCGAAGCTCTTGCCGTCCATAGCGCCACCCGGCTGCTGGTGCATACCCGCGTTGGCGAGCGGCACTACCGGAGCGCCCTGGAGAAGCTGTCGAAGCGGTTGCCTGAACCGGCGCGTTCCGAGCTGCTCAAGAGCGTCGACAAGCTGGGGCCCAGCGGCGACGACCGGGTGCTGGATCAGGTCGCCCAAGCCTGGTTCAACGGGAAGGTCCTGCGCTGCGAGTACCGGTCCAGCAAGGGAACCAACTGGCACCGCCACGAGTACGAGATCTACTTCTTCGAACTGAACCGCCGCAATCTGCAACCGTACGTCGTCGCCTTCGAACGGTCGTACTTCCGAGAGGTCAGGGTGTTCAAGCTCGCCAGGATGCGTAACGTCCAAGTGCTGGACGACGAGGACTACGTCGTGCCTAACGACTTCGAGCCCCAGAGATTCCTCTCGGGGACCTGGGGCATCGTCGTGGGTGACCCGGTCGAGGTGCGTCTGCGGGTCGATCCCTCGGTCGCCTCCTGGTTCCGCGAGCTGCGCGAGGACGACGAGAACGTCTCGGTAGTGGGGGAGTTCGAAGATGGCGGGCTCGAAGCGGTAGTCCGCGGACGGCTGGCCGAGGGCGGCGACGTACACGAGCTCTTGCCCTTCCTCCTCAGCTGGGGGCAGACCATCGAGGTACTCGAGCCTGAGACCGTCCGCCGGAAGGTCGCGAGTGAGCTGGAGAGCGCCGCCGCCCGCTACCGATGA
- a CDS encoding exonuclease SbcCD subunit D produces the protein MRFLHTADWHLGKRLHDFPLHEVQREAVGRIIELVGEEKPDAVVLAGDVFDTYIPQLSALELWEFAVDGIVGDLGVPMVVIPGNHDHPERLAVHSNLARRAGLHIIKGLRDALCPVVVEGVPIYGVPYHKPVHVNSAWREDEPAIADFDYQAAMTYVLERVRAHVDEGPAVLSAHAFVAGAGNEGEAEDPIQVGGAGAVGPNCFQGFSYVALGHIHGCRKVGDEAQVHYCGSPVKYSFDEAGHQKSVTMVEIDESGRATTERLPIEVSRDVRVIEGESFDAVISAAALVPEERRDDYLLVKVTDREPIDQALARLREWYPNSLLEQPSIEVRGRAPSLEGDYRTLSVEDAFEQFYRHVFGEEISGVERELMLETLHVAGNGDRYSGEGFDDEGAEELGAEGLGSEELGAESRDGDEAGAEESADEFGDEEFGESRQRSEDREPAEVLAWAERASDGDLSG, from the coding sequence ATGAGGTTCCTGCACACAGCCGACTGGCACCTGGGCAAGAGGCTGCACGACTTCCCGCTCCACGAGGTCCAGCGGGAGGCCGTCGGCCGGATCATCGAGTTGGTCGGGGAGGAGAAGCCCGACGCCGTCGTCCTGGCCGGAGACGTGTTCGACACCTACATCCCGCAACTCTCTGCCCTCGAGCTCTGGGAGTTCGCCGTTGACGGCATCGTCGGTGACCTCGGCGTTCCGATGGTGGTGATCCCCGGCAACCACGACCATCCGGAGCGGCTCGCGGTGCACTCCAACCTCGCGAGAAGGGCCGGGCTGCACATCATCAAGGGCCTCCGCGACGCCCTGTGCCCGGTGGTGGTCGAGGGCGTGCCCATCTACGGCGTGCCGTACCACAAGCCGGTGCACGTGAACAGCGCATGGCGTGAGGACGAGCCCGCGATCGCGGACTTCGACTATCAGGCCGCGATGACTTACGTGCTGGAGAGGGTGAGGGCGCACGTCGACGAGGGACCGGCGGTTCTGTCGGCCCACGCCTTCGTCGCCGGGGCCGGCAACGAGGGGGAGGCCGAGGACCCGATCCAGGTAGGCGGCGCGGGAGCGGTGGGGCCGAACTGCTTCCAAGGGTTCAGCTATGTGGCGCTGGGGCATATCCACGGCTGCCGGAAGGTAGGGGATGAGGCCCAGGTGCACTACTGCGGCAGTCCCGTGAAGTACTCGTTCGACGAGGCCGGCCACCAGAAGAGCGTGACGATGGTCGAGATCGACGAGTCGGGCCGGGCGACGACGGAGCGGCTGCCCATCGAGGTTTCACGCGATGTCCGCGTGATCGAAGGAGAGTCGTTCGATGCCGTGATTTCGGCGGCCGCGCTGGTGCCCGAGGAGCGGCGCGACGACTACCTGCTCGTGAAGGTCACCGACCGCGAACCTATCGACCAGGCCCTGGCCCGGTTGCGCGAGTGGTACCCGAACTCGCTGCTGGAACAGCCGTCGATCGAGGTGCGCGGCCGGGCGCCCAGCCTGGAGGGCGACTACAGGACGCTTAGCGTCGAGGACGCGTTCGAGCAGTTCTACCGCCACGTCTTCGGGGAGGAGATCAGTGGCGTCGAGAGGGAGTTGATGCTCGAGACCTTGCACGTGGCGGGGAACGGGGATCGGTACTCCGGCGAGGGGTTCGACGACGAGGGCGCTGAGGAGTTGGGCGCAGAAGGGTTGGGCTCCGAGGAGTTGGGCGCCGAGTCGAGGGACGGTGATGAGGCCGGCGCCGAGGAGTCAGCCGACGAGTTCGGTGACGAGGAGTTCGGCGAGAGCCGGCAGCGATCCGAGGACCGTGAGCCCGCAGAGGTGCTCGCGTGGGCGGAACGAGCGTCCGACGGGGACCTCTCCGGATGA